Sequence from the Deltaproteobacteria bacterium IMCC39524 genome:
TACGGTTGAGGATGTCGGGATCTGTCTCGGTGAAGCTTTCAAAAAAGCGCTTGGTGACAAGACCGGGATCCGTCGTTACGGCCGAGGGACCATGCCGATGCATGAAGCGCTGGCAGCGGTTATCCTCGATTTCTCGGGGCGTCCATTCCTGGTCTTCAATGTGCCCCTGCCGAAAGCGCAGGTTGGTAACTTCGAACTGGAGCTGGTCGAAGAGTTTTTTACCGCCTTCTGTAACCACTCCGGTGCCAATGTGCACGTGAACCTGGCTTATGGCGACAACCTGCATCATATTGTCGAAGCGGTTTTTAAGGCCTTTGCACGAGCTCTTGATGATGCAACCCAGTTTGACTCCCGTATTGAAGGAGTCCTTTCTTCAAAGGGCTCTCTTGAGTAGAGATGGGCAAGTACGATTAGGAACAAAGAATGATCACGATCATCGATTATGAAATGGGGAACCTGCGCAGCGTCGAAAAAGCTTTTGAAAAGCTTGGCTATGCAGCCAGGGTCAGCAGCAACCCCGCAGACCTTGAGCATACGGACAAAATCGTTCTGCCCGGTGTCGGCGCTTTCCGCGATTGCATCAACAATCTGCGTGCCGGCGGTTTCGTCGAGCCGTTGCTGCAGCATGTAGCGGCTGGCAAGCCGTTGCTCGGTATCTGTGTTGGTATGCAGATGCTCTTTGATGAGAGTGAAGAGTTTGGTCGTCATCAGGGTTTGGGGCTGGTCCCCGGCAAAGTGGTTCGCTTCCCGGCAGGAATGGAAGAGGCTGGCGAGCGCCTCAAGGTGCCCCATATGGGCTGGAACACTATTCAGATCAAGCAAGACGCCCCGATTTTTAAGGGCACTGCCGAAGGCAGCTACGTCTATTTCGTGCATTCCTATTATTGCTCTGCCGATAATCAGGATGATGTGGCGGCGAGCTGTCGCTACGGTGAGATCGAGTTTTGTGCTGCAATCTGGCGTGACAACCTTATGGCCACCCAATTTCATCCCGAGAAGAGCCAGGACATCGGCCTGAACATATTTAAGAATTTTGGAGAGCTGTAAATGATCATTCTCCCGGCAATTGATCTCAAGGAAGGCCGCTGTGTCCGTCTGGAGCAGGGCTTGATGGATAAGGATACTGTTTACAACGACAACCCCGGCGAGCAGGCGCGCATCTGGCAGGACCAGGGTGGCGAACTGCTGCACATCGTTGATCTGGATGGTGCTTTCGCCGGGGTGCCGAAGAATAAAGAGGCGATCAAGGCGATCGTCGATGCTATCGACATCCCTTCGGAACTGGGGGGTGGTATCCGTGATATGCAGACCATTGAAGCCTATCTGGAGTTGGGTATCGACCGGGTGATTCTCGGAACAATCGCCAAGGAGAAGCCGTCGCTGGTCGAAGAAGCCTGCAAGAATTTTCCGGGCCGGATCGTGGTCGGCATCGACGCCAAGGACGGCCTGGTGGCGATACGCGGCTGGGCAGATGTCACTGAGAAAAAAGCAACCGAGATGGCCAAGGAGATGGAAGGCTTTGGTGTCGAGGCGATTATCTATACCGATATTGCCCGCGACGGCATGATGCAGGGGCCGAATATCGAGGCGACCAGGGCACTGGCCGAGTCAATCAATATCCAGGTGATCGCTTCAGGTGGCCTCTCGACTCTTGATGATATCCGCCGTTTGATAGCGATTGAGTCCTCCGGGGTGACCGGAGTGATCACCGGCAAGGCGATTTATTCTGGTGCCATTGATTTGCGTGAAGCTGTGGCCTTAACCAAAAACAATTGAAACACGAAGAAATTGAAGGCCACGAAGTGAAACAAAGACGAGCTCCACTATTGTTAAGGTTTTTCTCAGTGTTCTTCGTGGTAAACGATTTTGAAATGATTGGTAACCAATGCTAGCAAAACGAATTATTCCCTGCCTCGACGTTAAGGACGGCCGGGTTGTCAAAGGGGTCAACTTTGTCGGCCTGCGCGACGCCGGAGACCCGGTTGAAGCCGCTGAGGCTTACTGTGAGCAGGGCGCCGACGAGCTGACCTTCCTCGACATCACCGCCTCGAGCGACAAGCGCAATATCATCCTCGATGTGGTTCGCGAGACCGCTGAGAGGGTGTTCATGCCGCTGACCGTAGGCGGCGGGGTGCGCGAAGTCTCAGACATTCGCAACCTGCTTAACGCCGGAGCCGATAAGGTTTCGATTAACACGGCTGCCGTGCATCGCCCGGAGTTTGTTCGCGAAGCAGCTGAGCGTTTTGGCTCGCAGTGCATCGTTGTGGCGATCGATGCCCGTCGAGTGCCGGACAGTGACCCGCTGGCGTGGGAAGTCTACACTCATGGTGGCCGTAACCCGACCGGAATTGACGCCCTGGAATGGGCGGAACGGATGGCTGACTATGGCGCCGGAGAAATTCTTCTCACGTCCATGGATTGTGATGGCACCAAGGATGGTTATGACATCCCCCTGACCCGCGCGGTCAGTGATCGTGTCGAAATCCCGGTGATCGCTTCAGGTGGCGTGGGGAATCTTGAACATATTCGTGAAGGGTTGGTTGAGGGCGCTGCCAGTGCGGCCCTTGCGGCAAGCATTTTCCATTTTCGGGAGTACACGATTGGGGAATGTAAGGAATATCTCAAGAAAAATGATGTGCCCGTGAGACTTTAAGATTATTGATGAACCACGAAGAGCACGAAATGCACGAAGAAAACTTAAAAAATGTTTTTAAAAGCTTTACTCTCTGGGCTTCGTGTCCTTCGTGGTGAACAAAAAGGGTTCAAATTATGAAAGAACGTAACGATATTTTGGCTGCCGTCTACCAGGTGGTCCAGGATCGTAAGCAGAATCCGTCTGAAAAATCCTACGTGGCATCACTTTACGCTAAAGGCCTTGATAAGATTCTCGGCAAGATCGGTGAGGAGGCTACGGAAGTTGCTGTGGCCGGTAAGGGTGGCGAGGTCGACGAAGTGGTCAGTGAAGTGGCCGACTTATGGTTCCATACCCTGGTGCTGCTGAGTTATTACGATTTGCCCCCTGAAAAAATTTATGCAGAGCTGGAGCGCCGTTTCGGCCTGTCCGGTCTGAAAGAAAAAGCCAGTCGTAAAAGCTGACACTTTTGGCAATTAAGGGGCTCTTCTCATCAAATTCTCTGAGCCCTCTGTGTCTCTGTGGTAAGGCTTTTGCCAGGCCCTATACTTAAAAGCTTTAAGGAGATAGCAAGGAATGAGTATCCAGGATCAATTGCTTGATGCGATGAAGGTGGCGATGAAGGCGAAAGACAGCTTGCGTCTGACCACGATTCGTATGGCCCGTACCGCTTTGAAGAACGTTGAGATAGACACGCGTCAGGAGCTTGATGAGGCCGCTGCGATCAAGGTTCTTTCGACCCTGGTCAAGCAGAGGCGGGAGGCAGCGGAAGCCTACCGCGAAACGCGCCCGGAGCTGGCTGAAAAGGAAGAGTTGGAAGTCGTGATCCTGCAGGAGTTTCTGCCGGCTCAGTTGAGCGAGGCCGAGATTGAGGCGTTGGTGGCCAAGGCGGTCGCCGAAAGTGGTGCTGGTTCCATGAAGGATATGGGTGCGGTTATGAAACTGGTTACCCCACAAACCACCGGTCGAGCCGATGGTAAACTGGTCAGCAACCTGGTTCGCAAACTTCTGGCGGGGTAAGCCAAAGGAGCTGTTTCTTATATGAACGGCATTGATATTGCCATCCTTGTCATCCTCTGCGGCTTTTTGCTGAAGGGGTTGCTGCGCGGCCTGCTCAAGGAAGTTTGTTCTTTGGCAGGCCTTTTTGTCGGTGCCTTTCTGGCTTTTCGCTATCATGGGCCTTTGGCCGATGCTCTGCTGAAGTCGGTCGACCTGCCTGCTCAAATTGCTGTTGCCATTACCTTTACCGTTCTGTTTTTGGTGACCATGGTGTTTTTCGTCGTCCTTGGTTTCCTGCTCTCACGGTTTATCAAGTTGCTCTTTCTTGGCGGTTTCAACCGATTGCTCGGTGGCGTCTTCGGTTTGTGCCAAGGGGTCTTGTTGCTGGCCGTGGTGCTCTTTGCCCTCTCGTTACGTCCCATGCCCTGGGGCCTGGATCAGTCAATGAAAGAAGCTTCCCTGGCGCCACCTTTTGTAGAGCTGGGTAATGCTGCACTGGAGGGGAGCCAGCGCGTATTGAAATGACAGCGGAGAAAGTAGCTTCCAAAGAAAAAACCATGGCAGACAGCCTGGTGCAACTTGAGTTTGCCAAGGTCGTCAAGCTGGTGGTGGCTAAGACCCAGACAACCTACGGTCGAACCCTGGCAGAGGACCTTTACCCTCTTCATGAGCGTCCCAGGATCGAAGAGGCTCTGTGTGAAGCAAAGGAGGCCGCTCAGCTACTTCAGGAAGATGGGCCTTTAGCTCTTGGCTCCGGAGATGACCTCCTGCCCCACCTGGCGCGCCTGAAGACAGAAGGTCTGCGCCTGGAGGCCGAGGTCTTGCGTGATGTGCAGGCGGCCCTCGAGGCCGCCCAGGCGTGTCGACAAAAACTTCTAAAAAGTGAAGTCTGCCCCTCTCTTCAAGGCTTTGCGAGACGCTTGACCCCGTTCCCTGACCTTGCTGCCGAGATCCGACGCAGCATCGGTCCGCGGGCTGAAATTCTTGATTCGGCTTCTTTCGAATTGGCCGATTTGCGAGATGGCCTCAAGGGGGAGCGTAATCGCGTCAAGCGTCAACTGGATCGGTTGCTGCAGGACGACGGATTGCAGGGTGTTTTTCAGGAATCGTTGATTACTG
This genomic interval carries:
- the hisB gene encoding imidazoleglycerol-phosphate dehydratase HisB, which encodes MARTATINRSTKETSIKLTLELDGRGEHQVESGVPFFDHMLTQIARHGFFDLQLDAKGDLEIDAHHTVEDVGICLGEAFKKALGDKTGIRRYGRGTMPMHEALAAVILDFSGRPFLVFNVPLPKAQVGNFELELVEEFFTAFCNHSGANVHVNLAYGDNLHHIVEAVFKAFARALDDATQFDSRIEGVLSSKGSLE
- the hisH gene encoding imidazole glycerol phosphate synthase subunit HisH, which gives rise to MITIIDYEMGNLRSVEKAFEKLGYAARVSSNPADLEHTDKIVLPGVGAFRDCINNLRAGGFVEPLLQHVAAGKPLLGICVGMQMLFDESEEFGRHQGLGLVPGKVVRFPAGMEEAGERLKVPHMGWNTIQIKQDAPIFKGTAEGSYVYFVHSYYCSADNQDDVAASCRYGEIEFCAAIWRDNLMATQFHPEKSQDIGLNIFKNFGEL
- the hisA gene encoding 1-(5-phosphoribosyl)-5-[(5-phosphoribosylamino)methylideneamino]imidazole-4-carboxamide isomerase, with the translated sequence MIILPAIDLKEGRCVRLEQGLMDKDTVYNDNPGEQARIWQDQGGELLHIVDLDGAFAGVPKNKEAIKAIVDAIDIPSELGGGIRDMQTIEAYLELGIDRVILGTIAKEKPSLVEEACKNFPGRIVVGIDAKDGLVAIRGWADVTEKKATEMAKEMEGFGVEAIIYTDIARDGMMQGPNIEATRALAESINIQVIASGGLSTLDDIRRLIAIESSGVTGVITGKAIYSGAIDLREAVALTKNN
- the hisF gene encoding imidazole glycerol phosphate synthase subunit HisF, producing MLAKRIIPCLDVKDGRVVKGVNFVGLRDAGDPVEAAEAYCEQGADELTFLDITASSDKRNIILDVVRETAERVFMPLTVGGGVREVSDIRNLLNAGADKVSINTAAVHRPEFVREAAERFGSQCIVVAIDARRVPDSDPLAWEVYTHGGRNPTGIDALEWAERMADYGAGEILLTSMDCDGTKDGYDIPLTRAVSDRVEIPVIASGGVGNLEHIREGLVEGAASAALAASIFHFREYTIGECKEYLKKNDVPVRL
- a CDS encoding phosphoribosyl-ATP diphosphatase — translated: MKERNDILAAVYQVVQDRKQNPSEKSYVASLYAKGLDKILGKIGEEATEVAVAGKGGEVDEVVSEVADLWFHTLVLLSYYDLPPEKIYAELERRFGLSGLKEKASRKS
- a CDS encoding GatB/YqeY domain-containing protein yields the protein MSIQDQLLDAMKVAMKAKDSLRLTTIRMARTALKNVEIDTRQELDEAAAIKVLSTLVKQRREAAEAYRETRPELAEKEELEVVILQEFLPAQLSEAEIEALVAKAVAESGAGSMKDMGAVMKLVTPQTTGRADGKLVSNLVRKLLAG
- a CDS encoding CvpA family protein gives rise to the protein MNGIDIAILVILCGFLLKGLLRGLLKEVCSLAGLFVGAFLAFRYHGPLADALLKSVDLPAQIAVAITFTVLFLVTMVFFVVLGFLLSRFIKLLFLGGFNRLLGGVFGLCQGVLLLAVVLFALSLRPMPWGLDQSMKEASLAPPFVELGNAALEGSQRVLK